DNA sequence from the Roseofilum casamattae BLCC-M143 genome:
CGAGCAAGACAAGTTCTGGATTAACATAAGATTTTATTGCACTATATTGAGCCATGAATTCCGTTTCGCAAAGGGGAGTATAGAGGAAGTTTTTGCGAAAACTAATCCGTGCAATCTGATAAATTCGCTGTAATTCTTCTTGCCAATCATTGAGACGCAAACAACGAATGGTAATATTAAGTGCGTTCAGGCGATCGCGCACCCGCTCTAAGCGTTTATCCGAGCGATCGAGATCGGTGACTAAGGATGAATAATAACGAGCAAACGGAGTAAATCCCGACTGCACAATTTGCTCGGTTTCATCGGGAGCAAAATCGGGTTCGAGAAAAAAGAAAGGACGATCGCCAGATTCGGTAATCCAGCGATAATTGCGCCAAGTATTACCATCTATCGGCGCGATCGCTAAGGTACGAGAGCGTTCTTTTAGACTCTGACAAGCTTGCGTTAATAAAACCGCAGCACTCTCACTACTTTCTGCGGCATAATGACCGATACATCCCAATTGTTCGTTATTATATGCTGGGGTATTTTGCCACCATAAAGAACAGCGTGCCACGAGCCGATCTTGCTTTGCGATCGCTAAATGCAGATCGGGTTGATGTCGGGCAAAGATGGCCGAATCGAGAGCAGAACATCCCGTTAAATCCTTTAGATCCTGCAATTGTTCGGCATTAGTAATAAAATAATAACGGTATATCTCATCCATTAGCAATTCTCGTATCCTTATATAGGGCAGATTTTATGGAGATTAAACCCTACAAAGCTCATTATCTACAGGCGATTATTCATCTGTCACTTCGAGCTTGGACTCCAGTGTTTAAGTCAATTAAACAAGTAATGAGCGATGAGGTTTATGCTGCTTTTTATCCCGATCGCTGGCAAACGAGTCAGCAAGAAGCGGTTGCAGAGCTTTGTACTGCGGCAGACAGCAACATCTGGGTGGCAACGGAGGGCGATCGCCCCCTTGGCTTTGTCGCTGTTAAATTGTATTCTGAGAATAGCATGGGCGAAATCTATATGCTTGCTGTCGATCCGGATTTCCAAGGTCGCGGCATTGGTACGGCTTTAGCCGAATTTGCCTTAGACTGGATGAGAGAAGCGGGAATGTCTGTCGCAATGGTAGAAACGGGAGGCGATATCGGTCACGACCCGGCTCGTCACACCTATGAAAAAATTGGATTCGAGCTATTACCGATTGCCAGGTATTTCAAGAAACTCTAGCGATCGCCAAACGTTCCTCGCTCCAAGTCATTCAATACTGAGGTTAATAAGAAGACGCCACGCGAAACCCATAAGTATCCCGTCTATTATCGGCCGCATCTCGGTATCGCGTCCACGAGCGACAACCTTCAGCCGTATTGTTCCAAGACCCTCCGCGCAGAACTCTCGAACTCCACGTTCCTCCGCTCGTTGGTTCCGTGCTATCACTTTCATCCCAACAATCGTGGCACCATTCCCAGACATTACCATGCATGTCGTATAAGCCAAATGGATTGGCCGGGAAACTACCTACTGGAGTGGTTTGCTCGCGATCGAGATCGTCGAGATCGCGATCGCCATTGCTATCATAATTGGCTAACTCCGCCGTTAACATATCCCCGCAGTGAAAGGC
Encoded proteins:
- a CDS encoding GNAT family N-acetyltransferase, translated to MDEIYRYYFITNAEQLQDLKDLTGCSALDSAIFARHQPDLHLAIAKQDRLVARCSLWWQNTPAYNNEQLGCIGHYAAESSESAAVLLTQACQSLKERSRTLAIAPIDGNTWRNYRWITESGDRPFFFLEPDFAPDETEQIVQSGFTPFARYYSSLVTDLDRSDKRLERVRDRLNALNITIRCLRLNDWQEELQRIYQIARISFRKNFLYTPLCETEFMAQYSAIKSYVNPELVLLAERGDRPIGFLFAIPDYRQLQDRGNCDTIILKTVGILGDRAYAGLGNILIDRIHHTARNIGYRSVIHALMYSGNSSLNISSRYGQPIRQYSLFAKAL
- a CDS encoding GNAT family N-acetyltransferase, yielding MEIKPYKAHYLQAIIHLSLRAWTPVFKSIKQVMSDEVYAAFYPDRWQTSQQEAVAELCTAADSNIWVATEGDRPLGFVAVKLYSENSMGEIYMLAVDPDFQGRGIGTALAEFALDWMREAGMSVAMVETGGDIGHDPARHTYEKIGFELLPIARYFKKL